A stretch of the Oncorhynchus clarkii lewisi isolate Uvic-CL-2024 chromosome 9, UVic_Ocla_1.0, whole genome shotgun sequence genome encodes the following:
- the LOC139417174 gene encoding leucine-rich melanocyte differentiation-associated protein-like, whose protein sequence is MCSEQTASQPVKLPENHTSRCQRSPALLGELEKLSTLILDCNSYSSHVKFPYMPSVTTVWINKNKVGNLPIFVEEIRSKFPNIKILSMMNNESAPSYFNGGSLDQYIDYRQYVISQIPSLKILDDTEVLEKERAQAKKTYRMQRTREGSKKRKELQH, encoded by the exons ATGTGCAGTGAGCAGACTGCATCTCAGCCGGTAAAGCTGCCTGAAAACCACACATCGCG CTGCCAACGGAGCCCAGCTCTCCTGGGTGAACTGGAGAAGCTCAGCACTCTGATCCTGGACTGCAACAGCTACTCGTCCCACGTCAAATTCCCGTACATGCCTAGTGTCACCACCGTGTGGATCAACAAGAACAAGGTCGGCAACCTGCCCATCTTCGTTGAGGAGATCCGAAGCAAGTTCCCCAACATCAA GATTCTCAGCATGATGAACAACGAATCAGCACCCAGCTACTTCAATGGAGGGAGCCTAGACCAGTACATAGACTACAG GCAGTATGTGATCAGTCAGATCCCAAGCCTGAAGATCCTGGATGACACTGAGGttttggagaaagagagagcgcagGCTAAGAAGACCTATAGGATGCAGAGGACCAGGGAAGGCAGCAAAAAGAGGAAGGAACTTCAACATTAA